In Pirellula sp. SH-Sr6A, the DNA window GGATCCACGAAATCTGCGCCTTCAATAAACGACTTAGATCCCCATTCTCTTCCGCTGTTAACGTGGTAGCCACTCGACTCCCCCCAGAGACTGGGAACCGTGCCAGAAGCCGAATCCAATTGGGAACGGCTCCGGAATACGCTGCCGAGAGAGGAATCCGCTCGCGTGTGACATCTTCAGCGATCAAGGGAATTCTCGAAGTGCGATTCGCACACTCCAGCAGCTTTTTCTTCACATAGTCTATTGGCTCTAAGCGTGGCCGATTGCTAAACGTAGCCGTCGCAATCGATTCAGGTTCTGGGTTGTTTACCAATACGATCTTGCTCAGCTGCTTAGCAAACTCAGGAGAGGTTGGCGTCTCGTACGTTCCCGAAGGTCGGCTGGCATCAACTGTTTCCGATCCCTGTCGACCACCAAATCCCATGCTGAGCCCACCTCCATTCGCATTTTGAGGGACTGCCACAGCCTCTTTCCATCGATTGATCGAGTTATTGCCCGCCATCGAGAGGATCATCTCTAGAATTTGATCATCGCTGAAATACTTCCGTACATTCTGAATGTCCGCGTCGCTGAGCAAGTGCGGCTCAAGAGTAAACCGACGACCAAAAGCAAAAGCGGCCTGCGAACTCGGTTCGAATCTGTCCCATTGGCTGTCTAGCATCGCGATCTGGTCTTCGGTCCGACCAAGGCCCAGGAGCTTGCTCTCTTGGTGACCAATACAGTACTGGCAATTGTTGACGCGCGACACAATCCAAAACAACTCGACCTTCAAGGCTGCGTCGAGCGTGTAGAGAGGATCTTGTTGCCGTCCACCCAATGCCCCACCGCCCCCCGAGGAGTTAACTGGATTCGTTGTTGGGTTAGAAGTTCGACCGTCGGGAATTCCCTCACGGGTAGACGCGGTGTCACGGGATCCTCGGTCCCCTCGACTGCCAGGGCGTGGGTTTCGCGATGACTCGATTCCGTTCAAGTAGTGATATCGAAGTCGGCTTTCGTAACTATCGCTTCGTTCACCAAGTTTTTCTCGATCCTCGTCGGTTAATTCCGGCAGAGGAATCCGCGGTGTTCGCCTTTTGACGTCCTCAAGCAAACGCTTCATCTCGGGACGCGTTAAGGGAGTGGGCCGAATGCCTTCGAGCCCGTCTTCTGAATGAACGAACGACGAAGAACTGAACGCGATCGTTAGCGAGAACGCCAATAAATTACGAAAGAAAGTACGATGCATAATAGCAACCTTAAATGATTTGATGGAGATACGCCAATCGATCCAAACGGCGCCGTGCAGTGAAGCCGGGATTCGATTGAGTCATATTGAATTGTTGTCTTCAACAATTTTGGAATCGGCGCAGGAAAGGCCTATTGCCCGTCATGAAAAAGACAGGCAGTATGCCTTTCCCCAAGAATTTAAATATGCAAACGAACAGCGAAAGACGACGGCGTCATCCTTCCTCGCGAAAGAAAGTGATCACAGGGGCCGTCGTGGTAAGGTAGCCAAACTGACGCTCAGCAGTCTTCCCATCCGCAGTTGTAGTCTTCAATCGAATCAGAAATCGAATACTCGGACCAAAGTCCTCTCCTTCGCCTGCGAATTCGTAGGAGGTCAGTTTTGCACCTTTTTTCCAAAGGTCTTCACGTACCAAAATGGCAGGCTGTTCTTTCGCGAGGTCGTCCATGGAACCACCGGATTTCCAATGTTCCATAACACGCTTCGCAATCTGCAACGCCTGCTCCTTGTCGGCAAGCGGTGCTTTGGGAGCACCGCATCCAACCCATAGCATGGTCATTGCGCAAAAACCAACAAAACTTCGACGCTGCATTATTGGTCAATCCCACTCAAGGTTGTTTCGCCGCCGTCTCGCGTGCCGAATGCTCGCCAGGCTACCAGATCGATCGTGTTGGGAATGAACTGTACGGATCCATCGCAACGAGTGACATTGACTCCTCCTGTATGCAAGCTCTTCGCGGTTGTATATACACGCCCCGGTGGGTACATGCAGGACCGTCGACCAGGAACATCTACGTGATAATAACTTCCTTGAGTATGTCCACTTTGGAGCCATGGCCCTCCAACATTGCTGTTACCTTGCTTAGTGAGGTCTGTAACTGTAATGGCATAGCACATCTGGATGGCTTCGTCAGGAGTGGCTGGATAGGTTCCCGGTTGGAACGTATCGGTCCAGGTTGAGATGGCATTGCTGAAGTCTCCGATTGGATGCTCACTGAATGCGGCCGTGTTGGAAAGACCGTCTGTGATGGAACCGATCTTAATATTCAGAGATGGGACCAGCGGCCCGTTTGGGGCGGGAAATCCATAGTTTGAATTTCCAACGACTGTGGAGGGTTGTCCGTTGAGAATCCCCGATCCTTGATTGCTTCGGTAATTCGTAACTCCCCACCCTGCTACCGGGCTCTGCCCAGTTGGGTCACTCGGACATCGCAACGTGGGGATTTGAACGGCCCGCGCTGCGGTGTTGTTTGCATGCGTTGCCGAAACATTAAAATCAATGAGATTGTAGACAGACACTTGCTCCATATAGGGTAGGAGTGCACCAAAGACCGATTGGCTGGCAGGTCCTGCCGTCCGACCTTGGGGGAGAAGCTTGGTGGCAGACTCATAATTCAGCATGGCGAGCCCCAGCTGCTTCAAATTGTTGCTGCATTGCATACGTCGAGCAGCTTCTCGAGCCGCTTGAACGGCAGGCAATAGCAAACCGACCAAGATTCCGATAATGGCGATGACTACGAGTAGCTCAACAAGCGTGAAGCCGATTCTTCGATTTTTGCGAAATGATAATGACACAAAGATATTCCCGGAAAAGATGAACTTGAATAGTTTTGAGGATCGAGAATTGCAAACAAAAGTGTTCGAAGTCCCAAAATGCAAGACGGTCGAGTAAGACCGCAGTACGACGGTTGCATGCTCAAACTGCAGGAGCGAATCACAGACCTAGCATCCCAACGTGTGCATGACACCAAAGGAAAACCAAGGGTCGTCGCTAGCAGGTGGCGAACGAAAAACCGAACTATTCAACAACAATCGGGGGTCGCAAGAGGGGCGACCTAGAAATAGAAACCAAGGCTGATTGCGATGCGAAGAGCCAATGGGATTTAAAGCAATCCACGACCACTGGCTCCACCATACCTGACCCGAGTACCTTGCGAACTTGAACGCTCGGCGACACGGGATCAGAAGGAACGACGGGGACGCGCCCTCCACACGTTCCGGTTCGACACTCGCCACTTGGAATTTGACTTCCTTCGTGATCGCTCGGCCACTCCATCCCAGCTAACTTTTCCATGGAAAGACTGTGCTGGAGATAATCACC includes these proteins:
- a CDS encoding DUF1559 domain-containing protein — protein: MSLSFRKNRRIGFTLVELLVVIAIIGILVGLLLPAVQAAREAARRMQCSNNLKQLGLAMLNYESATKLLPQGRTAGPASQSVFGALLPYMEQVSVYNLIDFNVSATHANNTAARAVQIPTLRCPSDPTGQSPVAGWGVTNYRSNQGSGILNGQPSTVVGNSNYGFPAPNGPLVPSLNIKIGSITDGLSNTAAFSEHPIGDFSNAISTWTDTFQPGTYPATPDEAIQMCYAITVTDLTKQGNSNVGGPWLQSGHTQGSYYHVDVPGRRSCMYPPGRVYTTAKSLHTGGVNVTRCDGSVQFIPNTIDLVAWRAFGTRDGGETTLSGIDQ